The genomic segment GCTGTTCCTGAAGCTCGACCGCGAATTCGACCTGTGCATCGTCGACCTGTCCGCGGGCCGCTCCTACGCCGTGGACCTGGTCCTGGAGGCCACCGCCCGGCCCGAGCTGGCCGCGCTGACCAGCCGCTGGCTGGTCTTCCACCGCTGGACCAAGCAGCACATCCTGGCCGCGCACGGCCTGGTGTTCGGCGAGAAGGGGCTGCTCAAGGCCGGCGAGCGCCGCGGCCACGACCCGCAGCGGCTGAACAACTCGGTGCGCTACGTGCGCACCGCGGTCGTGGACCTGGGCGTGGACCAGGAGTCGGTGACCCGGCCGGCTCAGGGCGCCTGGCTGCGCGCCTACGACCAGAAGCTGCGGGAGCAGGCCGACAAGCTGCGCATGGGCCGGGCCCGCCTGGCCGGGCAGATCCCCTACGACCCCATGCTCCAGTGGAGCGAGCAGGTGATCGACGACTCCGATGTCAGCGGGCTGAAGATCGCCAACCAGGCCACCGTGCAGGCCTTCGAGGACCTCGCCGCGAAGCTGTCGGACGAGAGATTCTGGGAAGGGCTGTGACGGCCGTGGACGTCAGCTACGACGAGATGACCCAGACCGCGAAGGTGGACGCGGTACCGCTGGGTCACCTCTCCGTCGAGACCGGGCACCTGTACCTGGACGACTTCGCCGAGGGCGACCGCAAGATCGCCCGCCAGCTCGAACAGGCCGCGCCGTGGCTGGAGGCGGCCGGCAAGCGGATCCGCAAGCGGTTCGGGCGCAACGCCCGCATCAGCACCTGCTTCCTGGTCGACGACTACACGCCCTCCGGCTCGGCCCTGGACCAGCCCAAGCCCTCGGAGGTGGTGGACATCGTGACCACCGCCGCCGACCAGGCCGGGTTCCGGATCGACTACCTGGCCCGGGAAGCCGGCTGCGCGGTGGCCTGCGAGCGCCCCTACTCCGGGCCGCGGGACCAGAGCGCGCTGGCCGACATCGTCGCCGGGCTGATCGTGGAGGAGGCCGCGGTCGGCGCCAACGGCTCGCGACCGCCGACCGCGCAGACCGGGTGGCTGTCCAACGGCGAGCGCTCCCCGGCGGTCGCGGTGGCGATGGACGCCCCGGACTGGGAGCCGCCGGAGGAGTTCGGCAAGTACCGGCACTCGGTGTTCGTGGACATCGAGCTGTGGAGCCTGGACAACAACCAGACGCACGCCGAGCGGCAGTACTCGTGCTCGCTGCTGTCGGCGGTGTGGCAGCTGCTGCGCCTCGGCCTGCTGCGCAACGCCGGCAAGGCGGTGGCCAAGCCCTACCGGTTCGGCCCGAACGAGGCGTTCCCGGACCTGTGGTCGCAGCTGCCGAGCATCACGCAGCTGACCGCCGACGCGGCTCCGTTCGCCGCGTATCAGGCCCTGTCCGTGCTGCCGCCGCACTTCCGGGCGGCCGAGCACGCCGCGGAGATCATCATCGACCATCTACGATTCGACGGGGCAGTGCTGAAGCAGACCGCGGACCGGGCCCGTGACGAGACGAACCCGGTGACGTTACCGGACAACCCCGTCGGCCGGATGAGCCACTTGTTCTTCGATGACGTCCATGTCACGCACAACGACTGACCGGGACCGGAACCGGACCGTCCACGACGACGGCACGCAGCCCTGGCTGGGCTTCGGCGAGGTCCGCACCTGCCTGATCCAGAACCTGGGCACGCTGTCCCCCTCGGCGAGCGTGGCCCTGATGCAGCTGACCCCCGGCTCCCCGGTGAGCAAGGTGGACCGGCCGGTCCGCCGCGTGGTCTCCCCGGAGCAGGTCACCGGCGTGGACTGCCGGCTGCAGGTGGCCCGCGAGGGCCGGGGCCGGGCCATCGGCACGGTGCTCAGCCACGCGGTGGTCACCAACGGCCGGATCCTGCAGGGCACCGCGTACGTGGCGCTGAGCGAGGCGACGTCCAAGGAGCGCCGCGAGTGGCGGCACTACCTGCGGCACCAGGGCGTGGTGGAGGTGCTGGGCTCGCCGAAGCCGCACAACATCGTCGACGGCTACCTGGCCGACGTCTCCCCGCCGGCCCGCGGCCTGGACCTGGCCTCGATCAGCGACCGCATCATCGACGAGGTGCAGCAGAGCGACACCCTGAACCACACCACCGCGCTGCGTGCCAGCACGGCCGTGGTCCGCTGGGCCGCCACCCTGGCCAAGGACGCCAAGCCGACGGTCGGCATCGCCAAGAGCGACCTGCCGAACCTGCACGTGATCCGGCTGAGCGGGGCCCCGGACGACCTGCCGATGCTGATCCGCTTCTGCGAGGAGTTCGCCCTGCACGAGTGGCTGCTGACCACGGTGCAGGACGTGATCGTGCCCCGGGCCGAGACCGACATCGCCCGCGACCGGGACCCGCTGGACTCGCTGCTGTTCGCGCTCAACGAGTTGGTGCCGCTGTGGATGCCACCCACTCACCTGAGCCCGGATATGAAGGCTCTGTGGGAAGCTATGGAGAGCCGGACACACTACTCGCGTCTGTTCGAGCGTCAGGTCGCGCGGATCCGGGACCTCAGGGACCAGGTGAAGATCAGGCCGCCCCGGCGCTTCTAGCCCGGCCGGGGCGCGCCGCCTGCGAACCAGGCGCGGCTGAGGCACGCCCACCGAAAAGAGCAACCTCCGTACGCGGCGACGCCGCGTGCCGGTAACATATGTGCCCTTGAAGGTGGTCCCATACCCCCTATCAGAAACCTGTAAACACGGATCCGAGTTCTGACGAGGTGTGCGTGACCACCATCCACGAGGCGTCGAGCCAGGCTGACCCCGAAAGCCCCGCAGGCAGCTCTCTGCGCCTCGTCCGGGAGGACGACCTGCCGGGCCTGGAGGTCCTGGACAAGGAAGTCTTCGACGACCTCGCGTATTCCATGCACTACCTGCGCACCTTCTTCAACCTGTTCAGCTCCACCTGGTACGTCGCCGACTGCGGCGGCGAACTCGCCGGCTACGCCCTGGTCGGCCCGAGCTCCGACAAGAGCGGCGCCTGGCTGCTGGGCCTGGCGGTGAGCAGCGGGCACCAGGGGCGCGGCCTGGGCAGCGAGCTGATGACCAAGGCCATGGAGGTGTTCGCCGAGGCGGACGTCCCGTACGCCTACATCACCGTGCGCCCCGACAACGCCGCCGCCGAGCACCTCTACCAGAAGTTCGGGTTCCGCCAGTTCGGCGAGGAGCACGAGAACTACTACGGGAA from the Catenulispora sp. GP43 genome contains:
- a CDS encoding SCO2523 family variant P-loop protein, with translation MLIFATSDKGGTGRSVTSCNMAYRRALQGEAVAYLDFDFGSPTAGAIFDVPKAERGVDASGLHSYFTKHTEAQQLDTALHSDSDTLRDLPRISGASRLVLLPGDKDGGEFSISADMPARCAQLFLKLDREFDLCIVDLSAGRSYAVDLVLEATARPELAALTSRWLVFHRWTKQHILAAHGLVFGEKGLLKAGERRGHDPQRLNNSVRYVRTAVVDLGVDQESVTRPAQGAWLRAYDQKLREQADKLRMGRARLAGQIPYDPMLQWSEQVIDDSDVSGLKIANQATVQAFEDLAAKLSDERFWEGL
- a CDS encoding SCO2522 family protein, which codes for MTAVDVSYDEMTQTAKVDAVPLGHLSVETGHLYLDDFAEGDRKIARQLEQAAPWLEAAGKRIRKRFGRNARISTCFLVDDYTPSGSALDQPKPSEVVDIVTTAADQAGFRIDYLAREAGCAVACERPYSGPRDQSALADIVAGLIVEEAAVGANGSRPPTAQTGWLSNGERSPAVAVAMDAPDWEPPEEFGKYRHSVFVDIELWSLDNNQTHAERQYSCSLLSAVWQLLRLGLLRNAGKAVAKPYRFGPNEAFPDLWSQLPSITQLTADAAPFAAYQALSVLPPHFRAAEHAAEIIIDHLRFDGAVLKQTADRARDETNPVTLPDNPVGRMSHLFFDDVHVTHND
- a CDS encoding SCO2521 family protein, which produces MSRTTTDRDRNRTVHDDGTQPWLGFGEVRTCLIQNLGTLSPSASVALMQLTPGSPVSKVDRPVRRVVSPEQVTGVDCRLQVAREGRGRAIGTVLSHAVVTNGRILQGTAYVALSEATSKERREWRHYLRHQGVVEVLGSPKPHNIVDGYLADVSPPARGLDLASISDRIIDEVQQSDTLNHTTALRASTAVVRWAATLAKDAKPTVGIAKSDLPNLHVIRLSGAPDDLPMLIRFCEEFALHEWLLTTVQDVIVPRAETDIARDRDPLDSLLFALNELVPLWMPPTHLSPDMKALWEAMESRTHYSRLFERQVARIRDLRDQVKIRPPRRF
- a CDS encoding GNAT family N-acetyltransferase translates to MTTIHEASSQADPESPAGSSLRLVREDDLPGLEVLDKEVFDDLAYSMHYLRTFFNLFSSTWYVADCGGELAGYALVGPSSDKSGAWLLGLAVSSGHQGRGLGSELMTKAMEVFAEADVPYAYITVRPDNAAAEHLYQKFGFRQFGEEHENYYGNGERRKVLQRSLVADPYVGG